A stretch of Anaerolineales bacterium DNA encodes these proteins:
- a CDS encoding ABC transporter ATP-binding protein, translating to MTSPALPLSPLQIEPIIAIRELKKTFRNHAGEFPVLKGLDLTLNRGEFVAIVGKSGSGKSTLLNMITGIDHPTSGKVLVDGLDIYGLTESERARWRGQTVGIVFQFFQLLPMLTLLENVMLPMDYVNHGEFQGRPARALDLLRQVGLEGQAHLLPGAVSTGQQQAAAIARALANDPPVIVADEATGNLDSRSAESIVRLFADLAQAGKTIALVTHDPTLAAHTTRTVVISDGELVDETLARALPYLPHPRLLAATHRLDRLRFGPSEPILRQGQPV from the coding sequence ATGACATCCCCCGCCCTCCCCCTGAGCCCTCTGCAGATCGAGCCGATCATCGCGATCCGCGAACTCAAGAAGACGTTTCGCAACCATGCCGGCGAGTTCCCGGTCTTGAAAGGCCTCGATCTGACCCTGAACCGGGGCGAGTTTGTGGCGATCGTCGGGAAATCCGGCAGCGGCAAGTCGACGCTGCTGAACATGATCACCGGCATCGATCACCCTACCTCCGGGAAGGTCCTGGTCGACGGTCTGGACATCTACGGCCTGACCGAGTCGGAAAGAGCCCGCTGGCGCGGCCAGACCGTCGGCATCGTCTTCCAGTTCTTCCAGCTGCTGCCGATGCTGACGCTGTTGGAGAACGTCATGCTGCCGATGGACTATGTGAACCACGGCGAGTTCCAGGGGCGGCCGGCGCGCGCCCTCGACCTGCTGCGGCAGGTCGGGCTTGAGGGCCAGGCCCACCTGCTGCCGGGGGCGGTCTCCACGGGACAACAGCAGGCCGCCGCCATCGCCCGCGCCCTGGCGAATGATCCGCCGGTGATCGTGGCCGATGAAGCCACAGGCAACCTCGACTCGCGCTCGGCGGAGTCGATCGTTCGCCTGTTCGCGGACCTGGCGCAGGCGGGGAAGACGATTGCCCTGGTCACCCACGACCCGACCCTGGCAGCCCATACGACACGCACGGTCGTGATTTCGGACGGGGAGTTGGTGGATGAGACCCTTGCCAGGGCCCTGCCCTACCTGCCTCACCCCCGGCTGCTCGCCGCCACGCACCGGCTGGACCGCCTGCGCTTCGGACCCAGCGAACCGATCCTCCGCCAGGGGCAGCCGGTT
- a CDS encoding ABC transporter ATP-binding protein, translating into MPNTAVEPGGSHPPLIQLRHVVKEYDSPAGPFPALKGVSLSVARGEFIGVIGKSGAGKSTLLNMITGIDQATSGEVVLTPNGRSYAFHTMPEAELAVFRGQHIGVVHQAFHFLPMLTLLENIMLPIDLCGDYSRRESAGRAMELLRLVELEEHAGKKPAQISGGQQQRVAIARALANDPELLVADEPTGSLDTVTADHILEAFTRLVAQGKTIVMVTHDSSLAPLFSRQVQLTDGVLTQSLGEHGGNGRGGRTA; encoded by the coding sequence ATGCCGAACACTGCTGTTGAACCCGGGGGATCCCATCCCCCATTGATCCAACTGCGCCATGTCGTCAAAGAATACGACAGCCCGGCCGGACCCTTCCCGGCCCTGAAGGGCGTTTCGCTCAGCGTCGCCCGCGGCGAGTTCATCGGCGTCATCGGCAAATCGGGCGCCGGAAAATCGACGCTGCTGAACATGATCACCGGCATCGATCAGGCGACGTCGGGCGAAGTCGTGCTCACCCCCAATGGCCGATCCTACGCCTTTCACACCATGCCGGAGGCGGAGTTGGCTGTCTTCCGCGGCCAGCACATCGGGGTTGTCCATCAGGCCTTCCATTTCCTCCCGATGCTCACCCTGCTTGAGAACATCATGCTGCCGATCGACCTGTGCGGCGACTACAGCCGGCGGGAGAGCGCCGGGCGGGCCATGGAGCTGCTTCGCCTGGTCGAGCTGGAAGAGCACGCCGGCAAGAAGCCCGCCCAGATCTCCGGCGGACAGCAGCAGCGAGTGGCGATCGCCCGCGCCTTGGCCAATGACCCCGAACTGCTCGTTGCCGATGAGCCGACCGGCAGCCTGGATACGGTCACCGCCGACCACATCCTTGAGGCATTCACCCGTCTGGTGGCGCAGGGCAAGACGATCGTCATGGTGACCCACGACTCCAGCCTTGCCCCGTTGTTCTCGCGCCAGGTCCAACTGACCGATGGTGTGCTCACACAGAGTCTGGGCGAGCATGGCGGGAACGGACGCGGCGGACGAACCGCATGA